A part of Candidatus Chromulinivoraceae bacterium genomic DNA contains:
- the rplL gene encoding 50S ribosomal protein L7/L12, which produces MADIKKLAEELTKLTVLEVNDLKTILKDEYGIEPAAAAAVAVAAPAEAGAAEDEKTEFTVNLKDAGAQKVAVIKAVKEITGLGLGEAKALVDDVPSVIKEKVTKDDAEAAKKQLEEAGATVELS; this is translated from the coding sequence ATGGCTGATATTAAAAAGCTTGCAGAAGAGCTTACTAAGCTTACTGTACTCGAGGTTAATGACCTCAAAACTATCCTTAAGGATGAATATGGCATCGAGCCAGCTGCTGCAGCTGCTGTTGCCGTAGCCGCTCCAGCTGAAGCTGGTGCTGCTGAAGACGAAAAAACTGAGTTCACTGTTAACCTCAAGGACGCAGGTGCTCAGAAAGTTGCTGTCATCAAGGCAGTTAAAGAAATCACCGGCCTTGGCCTTGGTGAGGCAAAAGCCCTCGTTGACGACGTTCCAAGCGTTATCAAAGAGAAGGTTACTAAAGACGACGCCGAAGCTGCTAAGAAGCAACTCGAAGAAGCTGGCGCAACTGTCGAACTCAGCTAA
- the rplJ gene encoding 50S ribosomal protein L10, translated as MAISRDKKNTLVAEMSEALAGSKMAVFAQYQGLSVADIQALRAQAREVGVTIKVAKNRLVRVALGSNDTYKNTDTSSLTGQLLYAISSEDEVAPAQVLSAFAKTHPALEFVGAFSGEGALLSAAEVTALAGLPSKNQLIGQVVSQLLSPVHDVTNALSGNLHALLDGIEAKATS; from the coding sequence ATGGCAATTTCACGCGATAAAAAGAACACTTTGGTTGCTGAAATGAGTGAGGCACTTGCAGGCTCTAAGATGGCTGTGTTCGCACAGTATCAGGGCTTAAGCGTTGCTGATATCCAAGCTCTTCGTGCGCAAGCACGCGAAGTTGGCGTAACGATCAAGGTGGCTAAAAACCGTCTTGTCCGCGTCGCTCTTGGCTCAAACGATACGTACAAAAATACCGACACTTCATCACTCACAGGCCAGTTGCTTTACGCAATTAGCAGTGAAGACGAGGTAGCTCCAGCACAAGTTTTGAGTGCGTTTGCAAAAACACACCCAGCTCTTGAATTTGTTGGTGCTTTCTCAGGTGAAGGTGCACTCTTGAGTGCTGCAGAGGTTACGGCACTTGCTGGTCTACCTAGCAAGAACCAACTTATCGGCCAAGTGGTATCACAACTGCTTTCACCAGTTCACGATGTTACCAATGCACTATCTGGCAACCTACACGCGTTGCTTGATGGCATTGAAGCAAAAGCAACCAGTTAA
- the tmk gene encoding dTMP kinase, whose protein sequence is MSELGKYFVIEGPDGTGKTTQAQILVDELTRRGLKSRYVHEPGETPMGLELEKIIKNRDLTREPSTDLLLFTANRLEVYRQVIEPALRDGVVIVADRNWLSSVAYQGVACGMGAEVIRDETKKWLPNEYIEPTFTALLYVPEQQHQQMLARRGTSAKDYFESKPDEFQSLLQKGYAEAGQMVAKRHTVDGQDMPASARISAGGSIDEVHARIIQKLEEVQLI, encoded by the coding sequence ATGAGCGAGCTCGGCAAATATTTTGTCATCGAGGGTCCCGATGGAACTGGCAAGACTACCCAGGCACAGATTCTTGTCGATGAACTAACTAGGCGCGGTCTTAAAAGTCGTTACGTACATGAGCCGGGCGAGACGCCAATGGGGCTTGAACTAGAAAAGATCATAAAAAACCGTGATCTTACACGTGAGCCTTCAACAGATTTGCTACTCTTTACTGCTAACCGCCTTGAGGTCTATCGCCAGGTCATTGAGCCGGCACTCCGTGATGGAGTAGTTATCGTCGCTGATCGAAACTGGCTTTCTTCAGTCGCATACCAAGGAGTAGCATGCGGCATGGGAGCGGAGGTAATTCGTGATGAAACAAAAAAATGGTTACCTAATGAATACATAGAGCCCACCTTCACCGCACTCCTATACGTACCCGAACAACAACACCAGCAAATGCTTGCACGGCGAGGAACGAGCGCCAAGGATTACTTTGAATCAAAACCTGATGAATTTCAGAGTTTACTACAAAAAGGGTATGCTGAAGCAGGTCAAATGGTTGCTAAACGCCACACCGTAGATGGACAAGATATGCCCGCAAGTGCTCGTATTTCTGCAGGGGGTAGCATTGATGAAGTGCACGCACGTATCATTCAAAAGCTCGAGGAAGTACAACTTATTTAA